In Oryza brachyantha chromosome 1, ObraRS2, whole genome shotgun sequence, the following are encoded in one genomic region:
- the LOC121053869 gene encoding salt stress-induced protein-like yields the protein MSVKIGLWGGQGGDASDISVRPKRLLGLTIFSSDSVRSIAFNYIGEDDEQYFIGPWGGADGFCTDINLDSSEYVTEIYGTHGPVYELTDVVTYLRIVTNVNNTYEVGRRNGTEFSIPLQDSAHVVGFFARSGTLVDAIGIYVDP from the exons ATGTCGGTGAAGATTGGGTTGTGGGGAGGACAAGGAGGGGATGCGAGTGACATCAGTGTCCGACCCAAGAGGCTACTAGGTCTGACAATCTTCAGCTCTGATTCAGTCAGATCCATTGCCTTCAACTAcatcggcgaggacgacgagcaATATTTCATTGGTCCATGGGGTGGCGCCGACGGCTTTTGTACCGAT ATTAACTTAGACTCGTCGGAGTACGTGACGGAGATTTATGGAACGCATGGTCCGGTCTATGAGCTGACTGACGTTGTCACGTACCTTAGGATTGTTACAAATGTTAACAACACCTACGAGGTTGGAAGACGGAATGGAACTGAATTCAGCATCCCACTACAAGACTCTGCCCATGTCGTTGGATTCTTTGCACGGTCTGGAACGCTTGTCGATGCAATTGGCATCTACGTCGATCCTTGA